The genomic stretch GCATGTCGATGTCACCACAGAAATCCGGGTTCCACAGGTGCACCGGCGGCAGCCCCTTGGCCTTGGGGATCTGCGCCAGAAGGTCATTGGCCTTGCCGGAGTCACTCATCACGCTTGCCTCATTCACTCATGCCCAAGAGGCTACGAGCGTACTCGCGCATCGGCGCGCCAAGCAAATCCTCCGGGGTGTTGTCGTGGAACGTCAACAAACCGCCACGGCTCTTGATGCGTGCGGTGTCGATCAGGTAGCGGGTATTGGTTTCGATCAGCATCATCTGCACCACGCCAGTGTCCCAGCCCAGACGGTCGACGGCCTGCTCGTCATACCACTCGTCACCATTGCCGATGCGATCGTCGGTACGAGCGAAGCGGGTGTACAGTAGGTAGTCGGCGCCTACCGAGCGCGCCTGGGCAATGGCCTCTTCCAGGCCCAGCGGCCCCTGGGCGCGACGCACCATCGGGAAGTATTCAACGAAACTCTTGAACGCCTGCTGAGCCACTGCATTCTGCCGAGGCGCCGGCCCCTTGCCCGGCGGCACGAACGCACCTTGGCCGATGAAGATGAATGAATCAGGCTGCAGGCGGATCGACAAGGTGCGACGGGTTTCGCTGTGGTCCAGCAAACCGGCATCGCTCATGTGATAGCGGACGCCCTCGCCCATATCACTGACATTCATGCAGCCGCCCAGCGCCATCAGCGCCAGCAGCAAGACCAGGCTACGCATCTTTCCTCCAGTGGCCGGCGACGAAAAACCGGCGAATAGCCGGCGGATGCAGCTTTTGCGCCAGCTTCAGCCACCGATCACTTTCATGACCGTCACGCCGCCGGAAAAGGCCAGGTCCTGTTTGTCTGCCAATGCCTTGACCAACAACCGCTGCAAGGCCGGCAACGCCTGATGACGCGGCTTTTCCAGCAGGTCGCCGACGAAGTGCCGGTTACCAGACGACAGGCAGCCATGCAGCCAGCCCGTGGAAGACAGGCGCAGCCGCGAGCAAGTACGGCAAAACGGCACGCTTTCGTTGGCTATGACGCCGAAGTGGCCCCTGCCAGGGATGTGGTAACGCATGGCAGTGGCGTCCAGCGGCGCATCCACCTGGGCGTAGGTATGTTGGCCGCCGATCAGCGCAAGCAGTTGGTCGAGGCCGACAAACTGTTGGAGGAAGGCGTTGCGATCATGGGCAAGATGGCCCATGCGCATCAGTTCGATGAAGCGCAGCTCGAAGCCGCGCGCGAGGCAGTAATCCAGCAGCGGCAGTACCTGATCGAGGTTTTTCCCTCGCATCGGCACCATGTTGACCTTGATTCGCATGCCCAGGGCGCTCGCCCGCTCCATTCCGTCCAGTACAGTACCCAGGTCGCCGCCACGAGCAATCTGGCGGAAAGCCAGCGGGTCGAGGGTATCGAGGGAAACGTTCAGCCGACGAATCCCGGCCGCCTGCAGTTGCGGCAACTTGCGCGCCAGCAACTGGCCATTAGTGGTCAGCGAGATGTCGTCAAGGTCGAGTTTGGCCACGGCAGCCAGAAAGGCATCCAGACGCGGGCTAACCAATGGCTCACCGCCAGTTATGCGCAGGCGCTCGATGCCGGCAGCTTCGATCAGATAGGCCACGCCACGGGCCAGGGCATCCGCCGACAGCTCGTCCTGCGCCGCCACCAGCCGCTTGCCGTCAGGTACGCAGTAGGTACAGGCGTAGTTGCAGGCAGCCGTCAGGCTGACGCGCAGGTTGCGAAAGCGCCTGCCTTGACGATCGACGATCATGAGTGACTCCGACATGGATGAGGGGGCTGGCAAAACCTGACTCATAAATCAGGTTTTTGCAAGCCCCCAATGAACAATGCCGAATGTTCAAGCGATAGCCGAACGCTGCAGGCTGCGCTGGCGCGCAGAGAACCCACGATGCAGTACTTGTGGCAGCGGGCGTACCCGCGAAGAATCAAACGCGGTGGCTGGCACCGGCTGCGCCGGTGTTCGCGGGCGTGCCCGCTGCCACAGGGCCCATGCAGTTTCGTGCAATGCTCAGTTCGAGGGTTCCGGGTCGCGCTTGCGCTTATTGCCCATCCGCACACCAATATCCATCAGGAACTGGAAGAAACCTTCCTGGTCCTCCAGCACATTGCTCCAGAACGGCGAGTGGTACAGCGCCACAGCGCCGTGCACCAGCGCCCAGGCAGCGCAGTAGTGGAAATACGGCGGCACGTCTTCGAGCTTGCCTTCGCTGATTCGGCCCTTGATCAGCAGGGTTAGGCGGTCGAAGTTGGAGGCACGGATGCTGTGCAACTGCTCGACCATTTCCGGCACCTGATTGCCCTTGACCACCTTTTCCTCAAGGCGGTCGAACAGCCGGTAGCGTTGCGGGTCGCGCATGCGGAACTCGAAGTAGGCGCGCGACAGCGCTTCCTTGTCACGGTCGACGTCGGCCGAGTGCAACAGCTCGTTCAGGTCACGCTCGTAGTCGAGCATCAGGCGAAGGTAGATCTCCGCCTTGGACTTGAAGTGCTTGTAGATCGTGCCTTTGCCGATGCCCACGGCGTCGGCGATCATCTCGACAGTGACGCTGTCTTCACCTTGCTCGAGAAACAGCTTGAGCGCGGTATCGAGGATTTCCTGTTCGCGACGGCGAAACTCACGGACCTTACGAGGTTCTTTCTGCATGGGAAGGACTGGATGACAATCGAAGCGGTTTATTATGCCTAACTTGCGGGAAATTGCACGGATCATCCACACATGTCTGTGTTTCACGATACATACAGCCATGCGCTGCGGGAGGAATGAAACGTTGGCGTATTCCAAATCTGTTTAAAAAACGTCCAATATGCACTGGCACTGCGCCAAACCTGACCAATACTTGAAGTGTTGGCGCGGCGCATCCCCCCCAGTGGCGCGCCGATAAAGGTGCTCAGGGACCGCGTACCTTTGTTTTACTCCTAATGGTCTTAACCCGGATTCCTCCCCCAGAACCCGGGTTTTTTTTGTGTTTTTGTGGGGAGGATGGTGTGACGGCTGTCAGGTGCGTGCCGCAAGAGTTTCAGCGCCCGTGAGATCGAGCGCCGCGCGGGCGGCGCTCGATCTCATAGGCGCTGCAAGGGCTGTGGCAGGCACCTTGTAACCCTCACGCAATCTCTAACCCCGGTGAATCAATCCACACGCGCCAACGGGAACAGACGCTTGAAGTTGGCGGTAGTCTGCTCGGCCAACTGCTCATAACTGGCCCCACGCAGGGAAGCCACATACTCCGCCACCTCCCGCACATACTGCGGCAAGTTCGGCTTGCCCCGGTGCGGAATCGGTGCCAGATAGGGTGAATCGGTCTCCACCAGCAAGCGATCGACAGGCACCTGCCGCGCCACCTCACGCAACGCCTCGGCATTGCGGAAGGTCACGATTCCAGACAGCGAAATGTAATAACCCAGGTCCAGCGCCGCCTTGGCCATGTCCCAGTCTTCGGTAAAGCAGTGCAGCACACCAGCCTGCGGCAGGTTGGCCTCACGCAGCAGCGCCAGGGTATCGGCGCGCGCCGCCCGGGTATGCACGATCACCGGCTTGCCGGTCTGCCTCGAGGCCTCCAGGTGCAGGCGGAACGAAGCCTGCTGCAACTCGGCAGCCTCCGGCTCGTAGTGGTAATCCAGCCCGGTTTCACCAATCGCCACCACATGCGGGTGGGCCAATTCGCGCAATAACCATTCCAACGCCGGGGTTTCACCAGGGGCCAGGTCCAGCGGGTGCACGCCTACCGAGCAGTCGACGTCAGCGTACTGCTCGCTCAGCGCCTTCACTGCCCCCGCATTCTCGGCACTGACGCCAATGCACAGGAAATGCCCGACCCCACGCTCACGCGCCGCCTGCAGGGCAGCATCCAGGGAGCCCTGGTGGGCACTGAGGTCAAGACGGTCGAGGTGGCAATGGGAGTCTACGAGCATGGGATAACGGCACACATGAAAAATGGGAGATCAGCGGGCACCCGGCAGTTGCAGCCAGTGAGCCAGCAGCGATTCAAGCAGCAAGGCACGGTTGAGGTTGGCCTTGCCCAGCACCTTCTGGCGCTGCTCGAGGATCCATGCCTGCACCTCCAGCACCTTGGCCTGTCGGCTCTTCTGGGCCAGGTACTGCACGACCTTGCGCATATCGGCCAAGCCTAACCCTTCCTCGTCCTGGGTCAACTGGTAGCGCAGGATCAGGTGCGACCAATCGCAAAACCAGTCGAACAGCAGTAACAACGGCACACTGCTCCAGGCATCGGCCAGCTGACTGGGCGATTGCTGCTGCTTGAGCAACTTCTTCACCCCGTCGGTAACCAGCGCACGTTGCTCGCGCACACCCTGCGCCTGCAAGCTGACCGCCATCAATGGCGAACCCGCGGCCAGCGTCAGCAGCTCATCGCGCTCGACCTCGTCGCAGTCGGGTAACGCGCCGGCCAGCCATGCCTGGCTCTGGGCCAGGCTGGGCTGCGGACAGACGACCTGCTGGCAGCGGCTCTTGATCGTCGGCAACAGACGGCTGGGCTGGTGCGTAACCAGCAACAACACGGTATCACCGGAAGGTTCTTCAAGGCTTTTAAGCAGGGCGTTGGAGGCATTGACATTCATCGCCTCCACCGGCTCGATCAACACCACCTTGCGCCCGCCCAGCTGCGCGGTCTGCACCACAAAAGCCACCAGGTCACGCACCTGGTCGACCTTGATCGGCTTGTCAGCCTCTTCCGGTTCGAGGACGAAGTTGTCCGGGTGGCTGCCGGCCTTGAGCAACAGGCACGACTTACACGCCCCACAAGCGTCCAGACCCTGCGGCTGCTGGCACAACAGGCGCGCCATCAGGCGCTCGGCCAGGGCCCGCTTGCCAATACCCTGCGGCCCATGCAGCAGATAGGCGTGGGCGTGCCGGCTACGCCCGGCCAGTTGCTGCCACAGCGCCTGCTGCCAGGGGTAGGCCTCAGCCACGGCAACGCCCCAAAATGCCTGGCAGCAGTGCGTCGATGTCACGCTGCACAGCCTCCAGGGATTGTGCCGCATCAAGCAAGCTGTAGCGCTGTGGCGCACCCTGGGCGCGCTGCAGGTACGCCTGGCGCACCGCTTCGAAGAAGGCCTGCCCTTCCTGCTCGAATCGGTCCAGGCGGCCACGGGCAGCGGCTCGGGCAAGGCCCACTTCTACCGGCAGGTCGAAGACCAGGGTCAGGTCCGGGCGCAGGTCGCCCTGGACGAACTGCTCCAGGGTAGCGATACGCTCGACCGACAACCCACGACCGCCGCCCTGATAGGCATAGGTAGCGTCCGTGAAACGGTCACACAGCACCACAGCCCCACGGGCCAGCGCCGGGCGGATCACCTGCGCCAGGTGCTGGGCGCGAGCGGCGAACACCAGCAGCAGCTCGGTGTCGGCCGCCATGGCTTCGTCGCTCGGGGCCAATAACAGTTCACGCACCTTTTCCGCCAGCGGCGTGCCGCCTGGCTCACGGGTCAGCACCACGTCCAGGCCGTGCTCGCGCAGGCGCGCGGCCAGGTAGTCGCGGTTGGTGCTCTTGCCCGCACCTTCGGGGCCTTCCAAAGTAATAAACAAGCCGCTCACAGGCAGTCCTTAATGTTGTTCGTCAGGCGTCGGCCGCTCGGCCGCTTGCGCACCGCCGGCAGGGGTATCCTGCGCGGGCGCTTCATCGGGGGCTGGCTGCGCAGCAGGCTCGTCCGCTGCCGGGGGCTCAGGGCGCTGCGCGTCATCGGCGCCCGACGCCTGTTCAGCATCATCGGCAGCTGGCTTTGCCTCTCGCTGCGGCGCGGGGCTGGAGCGGTAGTCCGACCGGCGCTTGAGCTGGAACTCGCGCACCGCCGAGTTGTGGCCGTCGAGGTCGTCGGAAAACACATGGCTGCCATCGCCACGGGCGACGAAGTAAAGGCTGGTGCCATTGGACGGGTTGAGCGCCGCATGAATCGCTTCGCGGCCGACCATCGCGATCGGTGTCGGCGGCAGGCCGGTCATGGTGTAGGTGTTGTAGGGCGTAGGCTCGCGCAGGTCAGCGCGGGTGATCTTGCCGTTGTAGCGTTCACCCATGCCATAGATAACCGTCGGGTCGGTCTGCAGCATCATACCCAGACGCATGCGCCGCACGAACACACCGGCGATCTGCCCGCGCTCCTGCGGAATGCCGGTTTCCTTTTCTACCAGGGAGGCCATGATCAGCGCCTGGTAGGGGTCACGATACGGCAGGTCGGTGGAACGCTCAGCCCACTCCTTGGCCAGCACTTCGTCCAGGCGCATGTAGGCCTGCTGCAGCAACTCGACATCGGTCATACCCCGCACGAAGCGGTAAGTGTCGGGGAAGAAGCGGCCTTCGGGGAATACGCCGGTATGGCCGAGCTTGTCCATGACCTCGGCATCCGACAAGCCATCGAGTGTATGCTTGATCTTTTCATGCTTGGCCACGGCCGCGCGCACCTGGCGGAAGGTCCAGCCTTCGACCAGGGTGAGGTTGTACTGCACCACGTCGGCACGGCGCCAGGCGTCGAACAACTGCTCGACGGTCATGCCTGGGGTAAGACGATACTCGCCGGTGTGCAGGGGGGTGCCGGCCATGTTGAAGCGCCAGTACAAACGCAACCAGACGGCGTCGTCGAGCAACCCTTCTCGTTGCATGCTGTAGAACATGCGGTTTGGGTTAGTGCCATTGGGCACATCCAGCAGGCGTTCCTGCGTGACGTGCAAGGGCTGCTCCAGGACCGAGTTGACCTTCCAGGCCGACCAGCCAAACGCCAGGCCGGCAAGGATCAAGCCCATTTCCAGCAACAGCAGGAATTTACGTCTCACGAATTCAGGTTTCCAGTAACGTACGGGCAACGGCCTGCAGTTTACGAGTGAGCGGGCCCGGCGACCAGTTTAGCGCGGCTACGCCACGCACAGGCCAAATGCCGTAAACGCTATTGCAAACAAATACTTCATCAGCTTGCTCCATCGCGTCGAACGACAGGTCGCAGACTTGTACCGCAATACCCAGCAGTGGGGCCTGTTCCAGCAGTGCGGCACGCATCACGCCCGCCACCCCACAACGGCTAAGGTCGGCGGTAAGCAGCACACCATCACGCACCAGAAACAGATTGCTGTATACCCCTTCGATCACCCTGCCCTGCGCGTCACGCATCAGGCCTTCGGCATGGTCGTTGTCCTGCCATTCGGCACGGGCCAGCACCTGCTCCAGGCGGTTGAGGTGTTTGAGGCCGGCCAGCAGTGGTTGTTCCCCAAGCCGGGTCTGGCAAGGGAACAACCGCACGCCATGCTCGGCATGCTCGGCAGGATAGCGGGGTAATGGGCTGCCTTGCAGGATACGCCGCGGCGCAGCATCGACCGCCGGTGCATAGCCTCGCTGACTGTCGCCACGAGTAAGGATGAGTTTGGCGACACCCTCGCCCAACTGGCTGGCGTAGCGCAGCAACTCGTCGCGCACCAGCGCCAGGTCGGCGTTGATTGCCAGGCGCTGGCAGCCCAGCGCCAGGCGTGCGAGGTGGCCGTCCAGCAAGCTGGGCCGGGCGCCTCGCACAGCGATGGTTTCGAACAGGCCATCGCCGTAGGCCAGGCCGCGGTTCTGCAGGTTGAGTGCAGTCGCAGGCTGGCCGTCGATCCAGCTGTGCATCAGCCGGCAAACCGGCGGAATACCAGCGAGCCGTTGGTGCCGCCAAAGCCGAACGAGTTGGACAGCACCACGTCGATCGGCATGCTGCGCGCCTGATGGGGAACGAAGTCCAGGTCACAACCCTCGTCCGGCTCGTCCAGGTTGATGGTCGGCGGAGCCATCTGGCTATTGATTGCCAGCACGCTGAAGATCGCCTCCACCGCGCCCGCGGCGCCCAGCAAGTGACCCGTCATCGACTTGGTCGAGCTGACCGCCAGCTTGTAGGCATGCTCGCCGAACACGCGCTTGATCGCCGCCACTTCCGCCACATCGCCCGCCGGGGTAGAAGTGCCGTGGGCGTTGATGTAGCTGACTTCTTCCGGCTGGATACCGGCATCGCGCAAGGCGTTGGTCATGCAGCGGGCAGCGCCTTCGCCAGAGTCAGGCGGCGAAGTCATGTGGTAGGCGTCACCGCTCATGCCAAAGCCAACCAGCTCGGCATAGATAGTCGCACCGCGGGCCTGGGCGTGCTCCAGCTCCTCGAGCACCAGGGCACCAGCACCGTCGGACAACACAAAGCCGTCACGGCCCTTGTCCCACGGGCGGCTGGCCCGGCTTGGCTCGTCATTGCGAGTAGACAGCGCGCGCGAAGCACCAAAACCGCCCATGCCCAGACCACAAGCGGCCATCTCGGCGCCACCGGCGATCATCACGTCAGCTTCACCGTAGGCGATATTGCGTGCGGCCATGCCAATGCAATGGGTGCCGGTGGTGCAAGCAGTGGCGATAGCGTAGTTCGGCCCCTGCAGGCCCAGGTGGATCGACAGGAAACCGGAGATCATGTTGATGATCGAACCCGGCACGAAGAACGGCGAAATGCGGCGCGGCCCCGAATCGTGCAGGGTGCGGCTGGTTTCCTCGATGTTGGTCAGGCCACCGATACCCGAGCCCATGGCCACGCCAATACGCTCGCGGTTGGCGTCGGTAACCTCCAGGCCGGCACTACGCACCGCCTGGAAACCGGCCGCCAGGCCGTACTGGATGAACAGATCGAGTTTGCGGGCCTCTTTGGCCGACAGGTACTGCTCAACCTCGAAGCCTTTCACCGAGCCGCCAAAACGGGTGGAGTAGGCAGACAGGTCCGTGTGTTCGATCGGACCAATGCCACTGCGGCCAGCCAGAATGCCCTGCCAGGTGCTCGGTACATCGGTACCCAGTGGCGACAGCATACCCATACCGGTGACCACGACGCGTCTACGCGACACAGTACTCTCCTTTTCTAATAACAGAGTCTCTTGCCATTGCATTCAAGCACTGGAATGCAATGGCAACAGACTCTTGGTGCGCGGTGAACGAAGCAGCCTGAAAACGCGAGGCGCTCGCAAAGAAAAAACCGCACGCCGGCGAAGGCAGTGCGGTTTTCCCCGACAAGTAGCGTCGACTGTAGCGTCTTAGGCCTGGTGGGCCAGGACGTAGTCGATAGCAGCTTGAACGGTAGTGATCTTCTCGGCTTCTTCGTCAGGGATTTCGGTCTCGAATTCCTCTTCCAGAGCCATCACCAGTTCAACGGTGTCAAGCGAATCGGCACCCAGGTCATCGACGAAGGACTTGGAGTTAGTCACTTCTTCTTCCTTGACGCCCAGTTGCTCGGCGACGATTTTCTTGACGCGTTCTTCGATGGTGCTCATACCTAGTTTTCACTCCTAATGGATATATGTCAGGCAGCTGGCCGGTGGCTAATTTTATAGAAAGACGTTCGCTTTTCAAGCGAAACGCACCTTCAGGCTAGTCACCCCACCCGCTGCCTGGAATCTGGTTGCAGCTTTATAACGGATTTTAGGCTCGCAGTATGACTCTTTTTTTACGAAACCCGTCACATTGAGTTGCAGTATTACATGTACATCCCGCCGTTGACCGGCACGGTAGCGCCAGTCACGTAGGCTGCGCCGTCGGACGCCAGGAACGAAACCACCTTGGCAATTTCGTCAGCCTGGCCCAAGCGGCCCAGCGGAATCTGGGTCTGCAGGGCTTCGCGCTGAGCTTCCGGCAGCTCGCGAGTCATGTCGGTATCGATGAAGCCTGGGGTCACCGAGTTGACGGTGATACCACGCGAACCCACTTCACGCGCGAGGGCGCGGCTGAAACCTTCCAGACCGGCCTTAGCAGCCGCGTAGTTGGCCTGACCTGCGTTACCCATGGCACCGACGACCGAGCCGATGCTGATAATACGACCCCAACGTGCCTTGGTCATGCCACGCAGCACGCCCTTGGACAGACGGTAGAGGCTGTTCAGGTTGGTGTCGATGACATCGAACCACTCGTCGTCTTTCATGCGCAGCATGAGGTTGTCGCGGGTGATACCGGCGTTGTTGACCAGGATGGCCGGCGCGCCGAACTGCTCGCCAATGGCGGCCAGTACGGCTTCAACCGATTCGGCGCTGGTCACGTTCAGCTCCATGCCGGTGCCGGTGATGCCGTGCTCTTTCAGGGTGGCAGCGATACGCTCGGCGCCGGACGCCGAAGTGGCGGTACCGATCACGGTCGCGCCCTGGCGGCCCAGCTCTAGGGCGATGGCCTGGCCAATGCCACGGCTGGCGCCGGTAACCAGTGCAACTTTACCTTGCAGGCTCATGCAAGCTTCTCCAAATCAGGCCAGTGCCGCACGGGTGGCAGCAACGGCGTCAGGGGTGTTGAGGTTGTAGGTGGTCACGCCGTCGGCGCAACGCTTGTTAAGGCCAGCCAGTACCTTGCCCGGGCCACACTCGACCAGGTTGACCGCACCGTTGGCGGCCAGGGTCTGCACACACTCGACCCAGCGTACCGGCTGGTACAGCTGTGCCAGCAGGTCGTGCTTGAGGGCATCGAGGTCGGCGGCGACGGCGGCAGTGACGTTCTGCACCACCGGAATCTGCGGGGCCTTCCAGTCAATGGCATTGACCGAATCGGCAAAGCGCTCGGCGGCCGGCTTCATCAGGGCACAGTGCGACGGGACGCTGACCGCCAGCGGCAGGGCGCGCTTGGCACCTTTGGCCTTGCACAGTTCCATGGCGCGATCTACCGCAGCCTTGTTGCCGGCGATGACCACCTGACCAGGCGAGTTGAAGTTCACGGCACTGACCACTTCATCCTCAGCGGCTTCGGCGCAGATTTCCACGACCACAGCATCGTCCAGGCCGAGAATGGCAGCCATGGCGCCGTGACCGGCCGGTACGGCTTCCTGCATCAGCTGACCGCGGCGCTCGACCAGGCGAACGGCGTCTTTCAGGCTGATGCTGCCGGCGGCGACCAGAGCGCTGTATTCGCCCAGGCTGTGACCGGAAACGAAGGCAGGCTTGGCACCGCCCTCTTCCAGCCACAGGCGCCACAACGCGATGGACGCGGTGAGGATCGCCGGCTGGGTCTTGTCGGTCTGGTTAAGTTGCTCTTCCGGGCCGTCCTGGACCAGCTTCCACAGGTCGTAGCCGAGCGCTTCGGACGCTTCCTTGAAGGTTTCGATGATCACTGGCTTCTCGGCGCCGAGCTCGGCGAGCATGCCCAGCGATTGGGAACCTTGACCGGGAAAGACGAATGCGAGGGATGCAGACATTGAACAAGCCCTTATGATCTTGTCGTCGGATAGTGTGCGCCAGGCCCGAGGCCAGGCGCGGAATCTGAAAACTTGGATGGAAACACAGACCAAGCGGTCACATTTAAGCACTTCATCGGCGAAATGCCTAAGGCAACAGGTCTTCAAGGCGGCCATGCAGCCGCTGCGGCAGGTTTTCCTGAATTTCGATCAGCGCCCGCTGGATGGCACTCTGAAACCCCTGCACGCCCGCCGAACCATGGCTCTTGATAACGATACCCTGCAGCCCCAGGAAGCTCGCCCCATTGTGCCGCGCCGGCGCCAGGTCGGCTTGCAGACGTTTAAGCAGCGGCATGGCAACGGCTCCGGCAACGCGGGCAAAAGCACCGCCCTTGAACAGTTTTTCGATGCGCGCACCGATCATCGTCGCCAGGCCTTCGCTGGACTTGAGCAGTATGTTGCCGACAAAACCGTCGCACACCACCACGTCTGCCTCACCCCGGTACAGGCCATCCCCTTCGACGAAACCGACATAGTTGAGGCCGCGGGCATTCTGCAACAGCGTGGCAGCCAGCTTGACCTGCTGGTTACCCTTGATGTCCTCGGTACCGATATTCAACAGCGCGACCCTTGGCCGGTGCACACCCAGAGCCTGGGCAGCCACAGAGCCCATTACAGCGAACTGGTAGAGGTTTTCGGCACTGCAGTCGACATTGGCGCCCAGATCGAGCAGTTGGCAGTAACCCGTCTGGGTCGGGATCGCCGCCACCATGGCCGGCCGGTCGATACCCGGCAGAGTCTTGAGCACAAAGCGCGACAACGCCATCAGCGCCCCGGTATTGCCGGCACTGACGCAGGCCTGGGCTTTTCCGTCGCGTACCAGTTCGAGGGCGATGCGCATCGACGAATCCGGCTTGCCGCGCAACGCCTGGGATGGCCGCTCGTCCATGCCGACCACCTCACTGGCGGCGACAATCTGCAGGCGCGCGCGATCCGCAGCTGGCAGGCCACTGACGAGATCTTCAAGGAGGGAGGGTTGACCGACGAGGGTCAGGTGCAGCGAGGGGGTAGCCGAAAGGCAGGCAATGCTAGCCTGGACAATGCTGCGGGGACCGAAGTCCCCGCCCATTGCGTCGATCGCGATGACCTGAGCGGACAAGGATTACTCGTCAGCGCCCTTGTCGACCACTTTGCGACCACGGTATACGCCTTCTGGCGAAACGTGGTGACGCAGGTGAACTTCACCGGTGGTTTTCTCTACCGACAGCGCGTTTTCCGACAGGGCGTCGTGCGAACGGCGCATGTCACGGGCAGAGCGGGATTTTTTGTTCTGCTGAACAGCCATAATTGATTAACTCCTAAACGTTTGGGTCACGCTTTAACTGCGCCAAAACACTGAACGGGTTGGACCGCGATACCTCGTCCTTGCTCGATTCGGGCTCGTCTGCGCCCGCCGGCTGCTGGCATTCTTCCGGATGATGAGCAGGCACGATTGGCAAGGCGAGCAAAAGCTCCTCCTCGACCAATGCCTGCAGATCCAAAGGATCTTCGCCCAGTTCCAGCACGTCATAGCCTTTCGGCAACGACTGGGTATTCGCACCCTCCTTCACCACTGCGTAAGTACATTCGCTGTGGATCGGCAGGGTGACCAGCTCAAGACAACGCTGGCAAACCATCTTGACTTCGACGTCCAGCTCGCTGTGGATAACCACCACGTGCTGTTCATCTCGTTCAAAATCGAACTTCGCCTGCACCGTACCGACATTGTCGGAAAGCGGGTCGCAGAGTCTTTCCAAATCAGCGAGTTGCAGCGAACCGTTAAGGGTTACGCCACGATCGGCTAATTTGCGCGGGTCAACGTGAGGTGGAATCGGGTCATTCAACATAGGCGCAGCATTCTAGGGATGCCCCCCGCCCCTGTCAAAGGAAATTAGGCGGCATCGTGCGTGATAGAATTGGTTCAACCGAACCCGGAGTCTACCATGCTTCCTTTGTTACTGGCTTCCAGCTCTGCCTATCGCCGCGAACTGCTCGCACGCCTGCACCTGCCCTTCACCTGGGCAAGCCCCGATATAGACGAGCAACGCCTGGATGGCGAGCCGCCCGTGGAGCTGGTACGCCGGCTGGCC from Pseudomonas putida encodes the following:
- the fabG gene encoding 3-oxoacyl-ACP reductase FabG, which produces MSLQGKVALVTGASRGIGQAIALELGRQGATVIGTATSASGAERIAATLKEHGITGTGMELNVTSAESVEAVLAAIGEQFGAPAILVNNAGITRDNLMLRMKDDEWFDVIDTNLNSLYRLSKGVLRGMTKARWGRIISIGSVVGAMGNAGQANYAAAKAGLEGFSRALAREVGSRGITVNSVTPGFIDTDMTRELPEAQREALQTQIPLGRLGQADEIAKVVSFLASDGAAYVTGATVPVNGGMYM
- the rpmF gene encoding 50S ribosomal protein L32, producing the protein MAVQQNKKSRSARDMRRSHDALSENALSVEKTTGEVHLRHHVSPEGVYRGRKVVDKGADE
- the acpP gene encoding acyl carrier protein is translated as MSTIEERVKKIVAEQLGVKEEEVTNSKSFVDDLGADSLDTVELVMALEEEFETEIPDEEAEKITTVQAAIDYVLAHQA
- the plsX gene encoding phosphate acyltransferase PlsX — its product is MSAQVIAIDAMGGDFGPRSIVQASIACLSATPSLHLTLVGQPSLLEDLVSGLPAADRARLQIVAASEVVGMDERPSQALRGKPDSSMRIALELVRDGKAQACVSAGNTGALMALSRFVLKTLPGIDRPAMVAAIPTQTGYCQLLDLGANVDCSAENLYQFAVMGSVAAQALGVHRPRVALLNIGTEDIKGNQQVKLAATLLQNARGLNYVGFVEGDGLYRGEADVVVCDGFVGNILLKSSEGLATMIGARIEKLFKGGAFARVAGAVAMPLLKRLQADLAPARHNGASFLGLQGIVIKSHGSAGVQGFQSAIQRALIEIQENLPQRLHGRLEDLLP
- a CDS encoding metal-binding protein; the protein is MLNDPIPPHVDPRKLADRGVTLNGSLQLADLERLCDPLSDNVGTVQAKFDFERDEQHVVVIHSELDVEVKMVCQRCLELVTLPIHSECTYAVVKEGANTQSLPKGYDVLELGEDPLDLQALVEEELLLALPIVPAHHPEECQQPAGADEPESSKDEVSRSNPFSVLAQLKRDPNV
- the fabD gene encoding ACP S-malonyltransferase, whose amino-acid sequence is MSASLAFVFPGQGSQSLGMLAELGAEKPVIIETFKEASEALGYDLWKLVQDGPEEQLNQTDKTQPAILTASIALWRLWLEEGGAKPAFVSGHSLGEYSALVAAGSISLKDAVRLVERRGQLMQEAVPAGHGAMAAILGLDDAVVVEICAEAAEDEVVSAVNFNSPGQVVIAGNKAAVDRAMELCKAKGAKRALPLAVSVPSHCALMKPAAERFADSVNAIDWKAPQIPVVQNVTAAVAADLDALKHDLLAQLYQPVRWVECVQTLAANGAVNLVECGPGKVLAGLNKRCADGVTTYNLNTPDAVAATRAALA
- the fabF gene encoding beta-ketoacyl-ACP synthase II, yielding MSRRRVVVTGMGMLSPLGTDVPSTWQGILAGRSGIGPIEHTDLSAYSTRFGGSVKGFEVEQYLSAKEARKLDLFIQYGLAAGFQAVRSAGLEVTDANRERIGVAMGSGIGGLTNIEETSRTLHDSGPRRISPFFVPGSIINMISGFLSIHLGLQGPNYAIATACTTGTHCIGMAARNIAYGEADVMIAGGAEMAACGLGMGGFGASRALSTRNDEPSRASRPWDKGRDGFVLSDGAGALVLEELEHAQARGATIYAELVGFGMSGDAYHMTSPPDSGEGAARCMTNALRDAGIQPEEVSYINAHGTSTPAGDVAEVAAIKRVFGEHAYKLAVSSTKSMTGHLLGAAGAVEAIFSVLAINSQMAPPTINLDEPDEGCDLDFVPHQARSMPIDVVLSNSFGFGGTNGSLVFRRFAG